In a genomic window of Nomascus leucogenys isolate Asia chromosome 4, Asia_NLE_v1, whole genome shotgun sequence:
- the NBEAL2 gene encoding neurobeachin-like protein 2 isoform X5: MEPALGPGVQKDLGYLQQWLKAFVGAFKKSISLSSLEPRRPEEAGAEVPLLPLDELHVLAEQLHQADLEQALLLLKLFIILCRNLENIEAGRGQVLVPRVLALLTKLVAELKGCPPPQGQGTQLENVALHALLLCEGLFDPYQTWRRQRSGEVISSKEKSKYKFPPAALPREFSAFFQESLQNADHLPPVLLLRLIHLFCAILAGGKENGQMAVSDGSVKGLLSVVRGWSRGPAPDPRLVPLALEALVGAVHVLHASRTPPRGPELRALLESYFHVLNADWPAGLSSGPEEALVTLRVSMLDAIPMMLACEDRPVLQATFLSNNCFEHLTRLIQNSKVLDQDTDAIAVHVVRVLTCIMSDSPSAKEVFKERIGYPHLQEVLQSHGPPTHRLLQELLNMAVEGDHSMCPPPPIRNEQPVLVLAQWLPSLPTAELQLFLAQRLRWLCDSCPASRATCVQAGLVGCLLETLSTGLALEARCQEQLLALLQALGRVSIRPMELRHLLRPPPGLDSGPGGAEAGKARHAGAIIRALSGMARHQGPARALRYFDLTPSMAGIMVPSVQRWPGPGFTFHAWLCLHLMDTAPTPAPTRPLQRKQLYSFFTSSGSGFEAFFTAAGTLVVAVCTRKEYLTMSLPEVSFADSAWHCVAIVHVPGRRPFSQNLVHVYKDGHLVKTAPLRCPSLSEPFSSCCIGSAGYRTTTTTTGLPTPPVPATLAYTHPTLTRSQSVPASTGLGWGSGLVAPLQEGSIDSTLAGTQDTRWGSPTSLEGELGAVAIFHEALQATALRTLCTLGPNETAPFKPEGELHELSTRLLLHYSPQACKNNICLDLSPSHGLDGRLTGHRVETWDVKDVVNCVGGMGALLPLLERVAAQPKEAEAGPAETHDLVGPELTSGHNTQGLVLPLGKSSEERMERNAVAAFLLMLRNFLQGHVVNQESLVQCQGPAIIGALLRKVPSWAMDMNVLMSAQLLMEQVAAEGSGPLLYLLYQHLLFNFHLWTLSDFAVRLGHIQYMSSIVREHRQKLRKKYGVQFILDALRTHYSPQRERPLAADDLRTVQTSLLGLAREFLVRSLSADDVQVTQTMLSFLAATGNDGQVVGVLDLLLDLLHGSLVQESLAVFLLEPGNLEVLLALLVRPGSLPLLPDRVCKILRRLQQNERLPERSRQRLRLRECGLQGLVACLPEGTVSPQLCQGLYKLFLGTDCLNLSDLLAVVQLSLQADLSVRLDICRQLFHLIYGQPDVVRLLARQAGWQDVLTRLYVLEAATAGSPPLSSPESPTSPKPTPHKPPAESPAEPSDVFLPSEAPCPDPDGFYHALSPFCTPFDLGLERSSVGSGNIAGGGGSSGTLTPASHPGTPSPLDGPRPFPAAPGRHSSSLSNVLEDGSLPEPTISGDDTSNTSNPQQTSEEELCNLLTNVLFSVTWRGVEGSDEVAWRERGQVFSVLTQLGASATLVRPPDCIKRSLLEMMLESALTDIKEAPVGVVASLTQQALWLLRLLQDFLCAEGHGNQELWSEKLFEGVCSLLDRLGAWPHLANGTADLREMAQIGLRLVLGYILLEDPQLHAQAYVRLHMLLQTAVPARREEACYVLSKLEAALGRALNASSSESATDEAGPPPAAAAAAERCSWLVPLVRTLLDRAYEPLGLQWGLPSLPPTNGSPTFFEDFQAFCATPEWRHFIDKQVQPTMSQFEMDTYAKSHDLMSGFWNACYDMLMSGGQRRQRERAQSRRAFQELVLEPAQRRARLEGLRYTAALKQQAAQHSTALLHWGALWRQLASPCGAWALRDPPTLRWKLSSAETYSRMRLKLVPNHHFDPHLEASALRDNLGEVPLTPTEEASLPLAVTKEAKVSTPPEELQEDQLGEDELAELETPMEAAELDEQREKLVLSAECQLVTVVAVVPGLLEVTTQNVYFYDGSTERVETEEGIGYDFRRPLAQLREVHLRRFNLRRSALELFFIDQANYFLNFPCKVGTTPASSPSQTPRPQPGPIPPHTQVRNQVYSWLLRLRPPSQGYLSSRSPQEMLRASGLTQKWVQREISNFEYLMQLNTIAGRTYNDLSQYPVFPWVLQDYVSPTLDLSNPAVFRDLSKPIGVVNPKHAQLVREKYESFEDPAGTIDKFHYGTHYSNAAGVMHYLIRVEPFTSLHVQLQSGRFDCSDRQFHSVAAAWQARLESPADVKELIPEFFYFPDFLENQNGFDLGCLQLTNEKVADVVLPPWASSPEDFIQQHRQALESEYVSAHLHEWIDLIFGYKQRGPAAEEALNVFYYCTYEGAVDLDHVTDERERKALEGIISNFGQTPCQLLKEPHPTRLSVEEAAHRLARLDTNSPSIFQHLDQLKAFFAEVVSDGVPLVLALVPHRQPHSFITQGSPDLLVTVSASGLLGTHSWLPYDRNISNYFSFSKDPTVGSHKTQRLLSGPWVPGSGVSGQALAVAPDGKLLFSGGHWDGSLRVTALPRGKLLSQLSRHLDVVTCLALDTCGIYLISGSRDTTCMVWRLLHQGGLSVGLAPKPVQVLYGHGAAVSCVAISTELDMAVSGSEDGTVIIHTVRRGQFVAALRPPGATLPGPIFHLALGSEGQIVVQSSASERPGAQVTYSLHLYSVNGKLRASLPLAEQPTALTVTEDFVLLGTAQCALHILQLNTLLPAAPPLPMKVAIRSVAVTKERSHVLVGLEDGKLIVVVAGQPSEVRSSQFARKLWRSSRRISQVSSGETEYNPAEAR; the protein is encoded by the exons ATGGAACCAGCTCTGGGGCCTGGGGTCCAG AAGGACCTCGGTTACCTGCAGCAGTGGCTGAAGGCCTTCGTAGGTGCCTTCAAGAAGAGCATCTCACTGTCCTCTCTGGAGCCAAGAAG GCCAGAGGAGGCAGGTGCAGAGGTCCCGCTGCTACCACTGGATGAGCTGCATGTGCTGGCCGAACAGCTGCACCAGGCCGACCTGGAGCAAGCCCTCCTGCTACTCAAGCTCTTCATCATTCTCTGCAG GAACCTGGAGAACATAGAGGCAGGCCGGGGCCAGGTGCTAGTGCCCCGAGTGCTGGCACTGTTGACCAAGTTGGTGGCGGAG CTGAAAGGATGCCCACCACCCCAGGGCCAAGGGACGCAGTTGGAGAATGTGGCCCTACATGCTCTGCTTCTCTGCGAGGGCCTCTTTGACCCTTACCAAACCTGGCGGCGCCAGCGCAGTGG GGAAGTCATCAGCTCCAAGGAGAAGAGCAAATACAAGTTCCCTCCCGCTGCTTTGCCCCGGGAATTCAGTGCCTTCTTCCAAG AGAGCCTACAGAATGCAGACCACTTGCCTCCCGTACTACTGTTGCGTCTCATCCACCTCTTCTGCGCCATCCTCGCTGGAGGAAAG GAGAATGGGCAGATGGCTGTAAGTGATGGCTCTGTGAAGGGCCTGCTGAGTGTGGTGCGGGGCTGGAGCCGTGGGCCAGCCCCGGACCCCCGCCTAGTGCCACTGGCTCTAGAGGCACTGGTGGGTGCAGTCCATGTCTTGCATGCCAGCCGCACACCTCCTCGTGGCCCAGAGCTTCGTGCCCTGCTTGAGAGCTACTTCCATGTCCTTAATGCTGACTGGCCAGCTGGTCTGAGCTCAGGCCCCGAAGAGGCCCTTGTCACCCTCCGGGTCAGCATGCTCG ACGCCATCCCCATGATGCTGGCATGTGAAGACCGGCCAGTGCTGCAAGCCACCTTCCTCAGCAACAATTGCTTTGAACACCTCACTCGGCTCATTCAGAACAGCAAG gtCCTGGACCAAGACACAGACGCCATTGCAGTCCATGTAGTCAGAGTGCTGACCTGCATCATGAGTGACTCCCCCTCGGCCAAG GAGGTGTTTAAGGAGCGCATCGGCTACCCTCACCTGCAGGAGGTTCTGCAGAGCCATGGTCCCCCCACCCATCGGCTGTTGCAAGAGCTGCTCAACATG GCTGTGGAGGGTGACCACAGCATGTGCCCACCTCCACCAATCCGCAACGAGCAGCCAGTACTGGTGCTGGCGCAGTGGCTGCCGTCATTGCCCACCGCTGAGCTGCAGCTCTTCCTAGCACAACGCCTCAGGTGGCTCTGTGACAGCTGCCCCGCCAGCCGTGCCACCTGCGTGCAGGCAGGCCTGGTGGGCTGCCTGTTGGAGACACTCAGCACAGGGCTAGCCCTGGAGGCCCGCTGCCAAGAGCAGCTGCTGGCACTGCTACAAGCACTGGGCCGTGTATCAATAAGGCCCATGGAGCTGCGTCACTTGCTGCGCCCCCCGCCAGGATTGGACTCGGGACCAGGCGGAGCTGAGGCTGGAAAGGCCCGACATGCAGGTGCTATCATCCGCGCATTATCAGGCATGGCCAGGCACCAGGGTCCTGCACGTGCTCTGCGCTACTTTGACCTCACGCCCAGCATGGCGGGCATCATGGTACCCTCTGTACAGCGATGGCCAGGGCCTGGCTTCACCTTTCATGCCTGGCTCTGTCTGCACCTTATGGATACAGCAccaacccctgcccccacccgACCACTCCAGCGAAAGCAGCTGTACAG CTTCTTTACCAGCAGCGGCTCAGGGTTTGAGGCCTTCTTCACGGCGGCCGGGACCCTGGTGGTGGCTGTGTGCACACGGAAGGAGTATTTGACCATGAGTTTGCCCGAAGTGTCCTTTGCCGACTCTGCCTGG CACTGCGTGGCTATCGTCCATGTGCCTGGGCGCCGGCCCTTCAGCCAGAACCTGGTCCATGTCTACAAAGACGGCCATCTGGTCAAGACAGCACCCCTTCGCTGCCCCTCCCTCAGTGAG CCTTTCTCCTCCTGCTGTATCGGCTCCGCTGGATACCGCACAACGACCACCACCACGGGGCTGCCCACACCACCAGTCCCCGCTACCCTGGCTTACACTCATCCCACCCTCACCCGCTCCCAGTCAGTCCCAGCCTCCACAGGGCTTGGCTGGGGGTCCGGGCTGGTGGCCCCCCTGCAGGAGGGCAGCATCGACTCTACCCTCGCAGGCACCCAGGACACTCGGTGGGGCAGCCCCACATCCCTGGAGGGTGAGCTGGGGGCTGTGGCCATCTTTCACGAAGCTCTGCAGGCGACGGCTCTGAGGACCCTGTGCACCCTGG ggCCCAATGAGACGGCACCCTTCAAGCCTGAGGGGGAGCTGCATGAGCTCAGCACCAGGCTGCTCCTCCATTACTCACCTCAG GCTTGTAAGAACAACATCTGCCTGGACCTTTCCCCCAGTCATGGGCTTGATGGGCGCCTGACGGGCCACAGAGTGGAGACCTGGGATGTGAAG GATGTGGTGAACTGCGTTGGGGGTATGGGTGCCCTGCTGCCCCTGCTGGAGCGAGTAGCTGCACAGCccaaagaggctgaggcaggtccaGCTGAAACGCATGACCTTGTGGGTCCTGAACTGACCTCTGGTCACAACACCCAGGGCCTGGTTCTTCCATTGGGTAAATCTTCAG AGGAACGGATGGAGAGGAACGCAGTGGCTGCTTTTCTGCTGATGCTGCGGAACTTCCTTCAGGGTCACGTGGTGAACCAAGAGAGCCTGGTGCAGTGCCAGGGGCCTGCCATCATCGGGGCCCTCCTGCgaaag GTCCCAAGCTGGGCCATGGACATGAACGTGCTCATGTCCGCCCAGCTGCTGATGGAGCAGGTGGCAGCTGAGGGCAGCGGGCCCCTCCTGTACCTACTCTACCAGCATTTGCTCTTCAACTTTCACCTCTGGACCCTCAGTGACTTCGCCGTGCGCCTCG GCCACATCCAGTACATGTCCAGCATAGTTCGGGAGCACAGACAGAAGCTTCGGAAGAAGTACGGCGTCCAGTTTATCTTGGATGCTCTGCGCACCCACTACAG CCCGCAGCGGGAGCGCCCCCTGGCTGCTGATGACCTACGCACCGTGCAGACCTCCCTCCTGGGCCTGGCCAGGGAGTTCCTGGTGCGGAGTCTCTCAGCAGATGACGTGCAGGTCACACAGACCATGCTGAGCTTTTTGGCGGCCACAGGCAATGATGGTCAG GTGGTGGGTGTGCTGGACCTGCTGCTGGACCTGCTGCATGGTTCCCTGGTGCAGGAGTCCTTGGCTGTCTTTTTGTTGGAGCCAGGGAACCTCGAAGTGCTACTGGCCCTGCTAGTGCGGCCAGGGTCACTGCCCCTGCTGCCTGATCGAGTCTGCAAG ATCCTGCGCAGACTGCAGCAGAACGAGCGGCTACCTGAGCGGAGCCGCCAGCGCCTCCGGCTGCGGGAGTGTGGTCTCCAGGGTCTGGTTGCCTGCTTGCCTGAGGGGACTGTTTCCCCCCAGCTCTGCCAGGGCCTCTACAAGCTGTTCCTGGGGACAG ATTGCCTGAACCTCTCAGATCTGCTGGCTGTGGTACAGCTGTCCCTCCAGGCTGACCTCAGCGTTCGCCTAGACATCTGTCGCCAG CTCTTCCACCTCATCTATGGACAGCCAGATGTGGTGCGGCTTCTGGCCCGACAGGCTGGCTGGCAGGATGTGCTGACCCGGCTATATGTCCTGGAGGCTGCCACAGCCGGCAgtccccctctctcttccccagaGTCACCTACCTCCCCCAAGCCAACCCCACACAAGCCACCCGCTGAGTCACCTGCTGAGCCTTCAGATGTCTTCCTGCCCTCAGAGGCCCCCTGCCCTGACCCTGATGGCTTTTACCATGCTCTCTCCCCATTCTGCACGCCCTTTGACCTGGGCCTGGAACGGTCTAGTGTAGGATCAGGCAACATTGCTGGTGGTGGCGGCAGCAGTGGGACTCTTACTCCAGCCAGCCACCCCGGCACTCCTTCCCCACTGGATGGGCCGCGGCCCTTTCCTGCTGCTCCTGGCCGCCACAGCTCCAGTCTCTCCAATGTGCTGGAGGACGGCAGCCTCCCGGAGCCCACCATTAGCGGGGATGATACCTCAAACACCAGCAACCCACAG CAAACCTCTGAGGAAGAGTTATGCAATCTGCTCACCAACGTGCTGTTCTCGGTGACGTGGCGTGGCGTGGAAGGCAGCGATGAGGTTGCCTGGCGGGAGCGTGGCCAGGTTTTCTCGGTGCTCACCCAGCTGGGGGCCTCAGCGACACTTGTGCGCCCACCAGACTGCATCAAGCGCAG CCTCCTGGAGATGATGCTGGAGTCAGCCCTAACGGACATCAAAGAGGCCCCCGTGGGGGTCGTGGCCAGCCTCACCCAGCAGGCACTTTGGCTGCTGCGTCTGCTGCAGGACTTCCTGTGTGCTGAAGGCCATGGTAACCAGGAACTGTGGAGTGAGAAG CTCTTTGAAGGTGTATGCAGCCTACTTGATCGCCTGGGAGCCTGGCCCCACCTGGCCAACGGCACAGCCGATCTCCGTGAGATGGCACAGATTGGCCTACGGCTTGTACTTGGCTACATCCTGCTGGAAGACCCACAG CTGCATGCCCAGGCCTACGTAAGATTGCACATGCTGCTACAGACTGCAGTGCCAGCCCGCCGCGAGGAGGCCTGCTATGTGCTCTCCAAGCTGGAGGCTGCACTGGGGCGGGCCCTGAACGCCTCTTCCTCCGAGTCAGCCACTGATGAGGCAGGGCCCCCACCTGCAGCCGCAGCAGCTGCAGAGCGCTGCTCCTGGCTGGTGCCACTGGTGCGCACGCTGCTAGACCGTGCCTATGAGCCGCTGGGGCTGCAGTGGGGACTGCCCTCCCTGCCACCCACCAATGGCAGCCCCACCTTCTTTGAAGACTTCCAGGCTTTTTGTGCCACACCCGAATGGCGCCACTTCATCGACAAACAG GTGCAGCCAACCATGTCCCAGTTCGAAATGGACACGTATGCTAAGAGCCACGACCTTATGTCAGGTTTCTGGAATGCCTGCTATGACATGCTCATGAGCGGTGGGCAGCGGCGCCAGCGGGAGCGCGCCCAGAGTCGTCGGGCCTTCCAG GAGCTGGTGCTGGAACCTGCGCAGAGGCGGGCGCGCCTGGAGGGGCTACGCTACACCGCAGCGCTGAAGCAGCAGGCAGCGCAGCACTCCACGGCCCTGCTGCACTGGGGAGCGCTGTGGCGCCAGCTCGCCAGCCCATGTGGGGCCTGGGCGCTGAG GGACCCTCCCACCCTCCGCTGGAAACTGTCCAGCGCCGAGACATACTCACGCATGCGTCTGAAGCTGGTGCCCAACCATCACTTCGACCCTCACCTGGAAGCCAGTGCTCTCCGCGACAATCTGG GTGAGGTTCCCCTGACACCCACCGAGGAGGCCTCACTGCCTCTGGCAGTGACCAAAGAGGCCAAAGTGAGCACCCCACCCGAGGAGCTGCAGGAGGACCAGCTCGGCGAGGACGAGCTGGCTGAGCTGGAGACTCC GATGGAGGCAGCAGAACTGGATGAACAGCGTGAGAAGCTGGTGCTATCGGCTGAGTGCCAGCTGGTGACGGTAGTGGCCGTGGTCCCAGGGCTGCTGGAGGTCACCACACAGAATGTGTACTTCTACGACGGCAGCACTGAGCGCGTGGAAACTGAGGAGG GCATCGGCTATGATTTCCGGCGCCCACTGGCCCAGCTGCGTGAGGTCCACCTGCGGCGTTTCAACCTGCGCCGTTCAGCACTTGAGCTCTTCTTTATCGATCAGGCCAACTACTTCCTCAATTTCCCATGCAAGGTGGGCACGACCCCAGCCTCATCTCCTAGCCAGACTCCcaggccccagcctggccccatcccaccccacacCCAGGTACGGAACCAGGTGTACTCGTGGCTCCTGCGCCTACGGCCCCCGTCTCAAGGCTACCTAAGCAGCCGCTCCCCCCAGGAGATGCTGCGTGCCTCAGGCCTTACCCAG AAATGGGTACAGCGTGAGATATCCAACTTCGAGTACTTGATGCAACTCAACACCATTGCGGGGCGGACCTACAATGACCTGTCTCAGTACCCCGTG TTCCCCTGGGTCCTGCAGGACTACGTGTCCCCAACCCTGGACCTCAGCAACCCAGCCGTCTTCCGGGACCTGTCTAAGCCCATCGGTGTGGTGAACCCCAAGCATGCCCAGCTCGTGAGGGAGAA GTATGAAAGCTTTGAGGACCCAGCGGGGACCATTGACAAGTTCCACTATGGCACCCACTACTCCAATGCAGCAGGCGTGATGCACTACCTCATCCGCGTGGAGCCCTTCACCTCCCTGCACGTCCAGCTGCAGAGTGGCCG ctttGACTGCTCCGACCGGCAGTTCCACTCGGTGGCGGCAGCCTGGCAGGCACGCCTGGAGAGCCCTGCCGATGTGAAGGAGCTCATCCCAGAATTCTTCTACTTTCCTGACTTCCTGGAGAACCAGAACG GTTTTGACCTGGGCTGTCTCCAGCTGACCAACGAGAAGGTGGCTGATGTGGTGCTGCCCCCGTGGGCCAGCTCTCCTGAGGACTTCATCCAGCAGCACCGCCAGGCTCTG GAGTCCGAGTATGTGTCTGCACACCTGCACGAGTGGATCGACCTCATCTTTGGCTACAAGCAGCGGGGGCCAGCCGCCGAGGAAGCCCTCAATGTTTTCTATTACTGCACCTATGAGG GGGCCGTAGACCTTGACCATGTGACAGATGAGCGGGAACGGAAGGCTCTGGAGGGCATTATCAGCAACTTCGGGCAGACTCCCTGTCAGCTGCTGAAG GAGCCACATCCAACTCGGCTCTCAGTTGAGGAAGCAGCCCATCGCCTTGCACGCCTGGACACTAACTCACCTAGCATCTTCCAGCACCTGGACCAACTCAAGGCATTCTTCGCAGAG GTTGTCAGTGATGGTGTACCCCTGGTGCTAGCCCTGGTCCCCCACCGGCAGCCCCACTCCTTCATCACCCAGGGTTCCCCAGACCTGTTG GTGACCGTGAGTGCCAGTGGGCTGCTGGGCACCCACAGCTGGTTGCCCTATGACCGCAACATAAGCAACTACTTCAGCTTCAGCAAAGACCCCACCGTGGGCAGCCACAA GACACAGCGACTGCTGAGTGGCCCGTGGGTGCCAGGCAGTGGTGTGAGTGGACAAGCACTGGCAGTGGCCCCTGATGGAAAGCTGCTATTCAGCGGTGGCCACTGGGATGGCAGCCTACGAGTGACTGCACTACCCCGTGGCAAGCTGTTGAGCCAGCTCAGCCGCCACCTTG ATGTAGTAACCTGCCTTGCACTGGACACCTGTGGCATCTACCTCATCTCAGGCTCCCGGGACACCACGTGCATGGTGTGGCGGCTCCTGCATCAG GGTGGTCTGTCAGTAGGCCTGGCACCAAAGCCTGTGCAGGTCCTGTATGGGcatggggctgcagtgagctgtgtggcCATCAGCACTGAACTTGACATGGCTGTGTCTGGATCTgag GATGGAACTGTGATCATACACACTGTACGCCGTGGCCAGTTTGTGGCGGCACTACGGCCTCCGGGTGCCACATTGCCTGGACCTATTTTCCATCTGGCATTGGGGTCCGAAGGCCAGATTGTGGTACAGAGCTCAGCGTCGGAACGTCCTGGGGCCCAG GTCACCTACTCCTTGCACCTGTATTCAGTCAATGGGAAGTTGCGGGCTTCACTGCCCCTGGCAGAGCAGCCTACAGCCCTGACGGTGACAGAGGACTTTGTGTTGCTGGGTACCGCCCAGTGCGCCCTGCACATCCTCCAACTAAACAC ACTGCTCCCGGCCGCGCCTCCCTTGCCCATGAAGGTGGCCATCCGTAGCGTGGCCGTGACCAAGGAGCGCAGCCACGTGCTGGTGGGCCTGGAGGACGGCAAGCTCATCGTGGTGGTCGCGGGGCAGCCCTCTGAG GTGCGCAGCAGCCAGTTCGCGCGGAAGCTGTGGCGGTCCTCGCGGCGCATCTCCCAGGTGTCCTCGGGAGAGACGGAATACAACCCTGCTGAGGCGCGCTGA